The Pieris rapae chromosome 9, ilPieRapa1.1, whole genome shotgun sequence region ttattaaaaaaggtacacgattttttttattttacggtacgaaaaataactaaattcttCTTGTGTACGATATATGATATCCGATACAGTAGGGTACTTTTCATTGCTGTCCCGttgaaaatgtacttaagTGTTTCAtcttattgtaatataaacaaactaaTCTCAAGAAACATATATTTGGGTGGAAATCaaacctaatataataaacataaaatatttatttttgctacTTCATTTGcctttaatattaagattgaCGCATCAATTATGTCAACATTcacaaaattgtatgaaacTTAAGATATCCGAACAATTCTGCGTCACAAATTTCGGCATTGCGTGTCAGTTGTTACGTCTGATTAGATCTTAATATTGCGTGGTTACTGCTTATACACCTAATGGATAGACTTTACTGAAATAACTACAAAATACCCTACTTGGATGGTAGTGCCAGGCATTATCAGGTTTTTTAACACAGGCAAATGATTGGAGATTTACGCTAATTGAAGCATCAAAAAATTTTtgattcgacttagggtccttcaagaaaagagcgtaccaattcttaaaaggccggcaacgcactcgcgagccctctggcattgatagtatccatgggcggtatcatttaacatcaggtgagcctcctacccgtttgggGGCAAATGTtctatgttctataaaaaaacaattatatggttttttttaaatatttaatatataaaattgcaatACGGAGCGGgcaataaaatacaagttcTATTCGAAATTGTATGTAGGAAACAACTACACAGCAATACTATACAGCAACTGCTCAGTTGATCACACACAACTTCCAGGATTTCTAAAGAATCGCAATTATAATCCGAATTATATTACAAGGTCAACTAAAGGGACAGTGATTAGTTAAGAGACGTTACAGAGCTAGTTGAATAGAATTAGGACGCGTATTCCACAGCTTATACAGTAAAAGGTTTCCGAAATAGTTGAGTTGTGGGAAGAAATTTCTATAGAAGATACGTAAACTGTATAAAGGAACGtacaaatgtaattttctgtTTACAAATGATTGATTGAATTAAGATCTGTAGCacgaaaacaaaattattcaacGGTGTAAAACGATGAACAcgacaatattaaattgacaatACCTTATCATCATTCTCTTATCACTGCGACTTGTTTTACTTGACGTTATCTctcgttattatatttatacatatattaagtcTTCAATACGTTCATAAATAGTTTTCATCTCGTACGTGACACAAGAGATTTGCTAAGATGAgatatttattacttctaagttttgttttaatagtgTCTTTATCGTCATGCTTTGCCGGTGATTTGATACTCGGTACAAGCTACAATGGAAGGCTGGTGTGGCAGCAGAAAGCTGAATATATGGCTATACCGTTTAAAAAGAGGGTAAAAGAAATCTTCTATTCCGATCCGggacaacaaataataaaagtgagttgattgtttgaatatatgtaaatttcatcattttaaattagtcttagctataaggcttttaaggaaattttcaaaaaggttagtcgacatcacaggagaatgaagagctggcagctacctcgcacaaagaattagtctagctattcaaagggagaacgctgccagtatcttcggaaccttgcctaaagggacttcttttaataatattttttaataattaaattttaagattagtttattatattatatttttatgttttatgttatttatttaagtgtatGCCCCACAGCGAAATCAAGTCACGAACTTTTTTAgctaacttaaatttatatggtTCAAAATCTACTTTCTTTGTCTCTCGGtatcttttgtttaattaaatattactaatacaatattttaataagtacaaaGGTAAAAAATCCGTTTTCTAACGTATAAAATCAACCTGGacataagataaaaaaaaattttcaatgTGATGTTATGATTAAAACAAACGATCCTCACTGTTATTCAAGAGCCttactatttatttgaaaactacAGAAACACGAAGCTATTCTTGCTTTTAttggatttttaatataatggccttcaaatatttattataagttttcatATTAACTGTGaacttgttttatattagtatgtaaATGTGTATTATAAGCTGAAGGAATATTACCCTTATATTTTCCTGTAGGAATAgttaataattcaaacaatGTTTGTTGTTAGGGAATAATTGCAAGAGACCTGGACCACACCGAAGCCTTGGCCACCATTACAGCGGGAGGAGTAGGAACTTCATTTGCTAACATCCGACTGAAGAGCGCTCGCGGTAgcagtttaaattatcaaattgaattttatgtttaatataaaacattctgTAATAACAtagatgtatataataatttaaagtggTTTCtgtatgtatctgttttatcgTAACTATTCAAATTCAGAAATACAGACTATTCAAGCAGCgctatattttgatttatatacgTAATTTTGAaggattaaatataattcagtaTATAgaatacaatgtttttaacctacatagtaattattataaataaaacggattaaaagaaaatgaaaacaaattaattttataccaaATACCAAAGAAAATATCCAAGTTTCAAAGTCATTGTTATCAAAAAATAGTATGCTTTTTGATTCAATTCTAAACGTCTATTTTGGTATAAACCAGCAAAGTTTTGTATTACATTGCTAGTGAGATACATTTGAATACTATTTACTTTCATTAGAATACTAAAATCAATACAATACTGTGAATGTGTCGGGCAACAACAATCAAGTtttcattgaaaaatatagtgaaaatttaaaatttttggagAGCGATTAAAATCACATTTGTGTGTATTGGTTTTGTggttaatatacaatttgtatttaatggttcagttatttttgttacattacgGGCTTGTGTAACTATGACTACATTTTCACTACTTTAATGTCATTAAATAATCTTTCATACAAACCAAACCATCGTGAcagttaagttttaaattgattgcagatattattatattgcctTAATAATTCCTTATATTAAATGCAAtctgtatactaaattaaGCGATCTATTTGCTTAGAGTGTGCAATCAATTTAAGAGCCGTAGAGAGATCGATTGGACGATTAGGTCCAGCTGATGGATGACGTGGTCCTAAAACAAGGACAATCAATCAGACTACCCCAATTGCCTTCAGAAATtaacagtaatttattattactttttagaaTGCTATACCATCGAGGCATCTTcgaaaaaaagataaattctaggcatatattgtatgtattccTTATAAGTCCCACTTCTcttaaatgattatttcatgctttcttttctattatttgatctgtatgtaaatgaaataatacatagaaatttttttacaaaaaataaatgtatttaaaattgatttcataaaaattaaatacatttatttttttgtattgtactatactatttattgaatactTAATTCAATAGCTGCATAAATCACATAATAAGAAAAAGACTACGTTGTAATTTTCACAAAGACAATTTCCCTTGAGTTTTCTCTAAGAAATACCTCCGACATAGTAttcgaatttaaaaatgtaagttttattatgtttaataaaatcgttGCACAATAGTgtgcataataatattataataatataatcatttcgtctttatacttttttaaataggatTTTAATCGGAACTATGGAGGTTTCCATTGCCGACTTACTAACGATCAGCTGTAAAATTTTATCGAATAATGCACAAAAAAATGTgtcgtaaattatttatgagttTGATACTCTCTGCTTCGTTGATAACGCAAATTATACAATCAATAGTATTGTTCTGACcattaattatcatatatcatacatttatacatttaatattgtgtatattaaactatttttaatagagaTAATAAAGAACCGTATCGCTCTGTGCTATAAAACGTGCACTCAATTTTTTCAGTTGAATGATCTTAGGCGTCGTCGCCGAGCTCTAACGACAGTAGAAGAGAGCTACAGTGTATAAAAGACAGTCTTACGATAAAAAGCACGACGCAAGAATTATAAGACGAGTGCAACAACGGTTCGATTTTGGATTACATGTTTATTGGAGACGAACGAGCTGACGGGTCACTTAAAGTGTTTCACGTGTGTTGGAGGTttacaagtgcgttgccgcctttaatttgatatatggGTTAGATTAATGTCACTTATATATGGTaagcttttttatatagtgaCTTACTAATCCTATATCTCTCTTCAACGTCATAACTTCGTTttctaattgtaattttttttgcaatcgaaattattatttaaattgcggGGCATATTTGAGTTATTGAAACAgagagtaaaaaaaaataaaaacaaaagaattgtTGTCGAATACTTATGAAAAGTCTTATGATAAATCGATTCGATTCGTTACAAAAACGTTTGCTTGTTGGATATAGAAGCCGGCCAGTTAGTTTGTAGTTGGATAGGTTTGAccaactatattttatattctgtgGTATTGTGAGTTCAATTCCGGTGTATTGATGCTCATTATCGGGATCGGTTACGGCTGCAGTGAGTCGTGATGCCATTACAATCCACTCCATGACGATTCGTGATTCACGGCCGACACCCATGGTGATTTATATTAGCAGTTTCGTTTGTGACTCAGACACTGCCTTCGTTGAAAATACACACAAATTTAATGATCAGCCAAACGCTTATTGTTTgtacacgaaaataaaaaaacatgttagtATTGAATGTATGTAATCATTTTTCATACGAGTTACgttgaaagaaaaataagttGTTGTAATTGTTAATATCATTTCAATCTTCCAAAATTCACTATATAAGCGTgttttaggtttaaagactttattttctcaaaacttacatgagaaacaataattcaggtaaacataatattgtactCTTTCAATATTTACACATAATCACAAATCGTACATGCAACAAAcctaaaagtaaaagtaaccaaagatacatgaataaaaaccaattataagaaaaatgaaattaaaagtaattttgtttgacatACCTAGCCTCGATTTGAATGCATTAAAGGAGGAATATTATGTTGTATATTTGTGGTTAGTTTATTATACAGCTATGCGCCTTCGtaagaaaacattattttgccGTAGTCCGTGCGTATTTTAGGTAGTGCAAGGTTGCTCATTCGACGCATACTTCTATGACTCACATATTGCGGTTTGGAGAAAGTCAATATAGTGTGCagagaattttttaaatttttttgccaAGAATAcatgtattgtgttttagAACTGAAACGTTAATAAAATCTAGTCAggcaatattaaatgtttatttgcgTAATCGGACATATGTgcttaaaatatgtttcacgTCGCAGAGATGATATTATGTTC contains the following coding sequences:
- the LOC110998445 gene encoding uncharacterized protein LOC110998445 — its product is MRYLLLLSFVLIVSLSSCFAGDLILGTSYNGRLVWQQKAEYMAIPFKKRVKEIFYSDPGQQIIKGIIARDLDHTEALATITAGGVGTSFANIRLKSARGSSLNYQIEFYV